In Meiothermus ruber DSM 1279, the following proteins share a genomic window:
- a CDS encoding ABC transporter substrate-binding protein — protein sequence MKRAWVLLFVASLATTALGQTCQGRLIQHAMGETCVPKVAQRVVVLDTGELDSALALGVKPVGAVTAPGQPFQGYLLSLTEGIQSVGTIQQPNLEKILALKPDLILSNKLRHGQIYPQLSRIAPTVMAETVGVVWKENLLLVGEALGRSTQAKVLLAQYQRRVTQLRNRLGGRGHLPSVSMVRFVPGQIRLYCKANFIGTILADIGLPRPKSQDSDKFAEFISQERIADMDADYIFYAAYGDPNQTELNAVLNHPLWRRLSAVQRGRAIRVEDDHWYLGIGPLAASQVLDDLERFLLRTP from the coding sequence ATGAAAAGAGCCTGGGTGCTACTTTTTGTGGCGAGCCTGGCCACAACAGCGCTGGGACAGACCTGCCAGGGCCGGTTAATTCAGCACGCAATGGGCGAAACCTGCGTGCCCAAGGTAGCCCAGCGGGTTGTGGTGCTGGACACCGGCGAACTCGACAGCGCGCTGGCCCTTGGCGTTAAACCGGTTGGGGCGGTCACCGCGCCGGGCCAGCCATTTCAAGGCTACTTGCTGAGCCTAACCGAGGGGATTCAGTCGGTGGGCACCATCCAGCAGCCTAATTTGGAGAAAATACTGGCCCTAAAGCCCGACCTTATTCTCAGTAACAAGCTGCGGCACGGTCAGATTTATCCGCAGCTTTCGCGCATCGCCCCTACTGTAATGGCCGAGACGGTGGGGGTGGTTTGGAAGGAGAACTTGCTTCTGGTGGGAGAAGCCCTGGGACGAAGCACCCAGGCCAAGGTGTTGCTGGCCCAGTACCAGCGGCGGGTCACCCAGTTGCGCAACCGCCTGGGGGGTCGTGGGCACCTGCCAAGCGTGAGCATGGTACGTTTCGTTCCGGGCCAGATTCGCCTGTACTGCAAGGCCAACTTCATCGGCACCATCCTGGCGGATATAGGTTTGCCCAGGCCCAAGAGCCAGGACAGCGACAAGTTCGCCGAGTTTATCTCTCAAGAACGCATCGCCGATATGGATGCCGACTACATCTTTTACGCCGCCTATGGGGATCCCAACCAAACTGAGCTGAACGCGGTGCTAAACCATCCCCTATGGCGCCGTTTATCCGCGGTGCAGCGTGGGCGGGCTATACGGGTTGAGGACGACCACTGGTATCTGGGCATAGGGCCGCTGGCAGCCAGCCAGGTGCTGGATGACCTGGAACGGTTCTTGTTGAGAACCCCCTAG
- a CDS encoding ABC transporter substrate-binding protein, with product MKKAVLVALFGLLFVALAQGTFPLTIKHDEGSVTLNKTPQRVVVLDEEALGWLTALGVSDRIVGLGSAYLTPADVEAGRVKPEVLRKGFLARARLNNPVYVGSWIQPNLETILALKPDLIVRLTWQGNQHYDKLSAIAPTIGYQEGGEGFWQRGLRDLGRIFGRTAQAEAIIEQVAVNNRRNAARLRAAGVFQKYPKVVVIAPFAGGANWIYTGVRLMPDLRELGFKDGFTPDKITLNVGAPISDEALLSLDKETLVVVFPPGGQYDGSKAFFESPVGKRLKDQSILYLPEAYSPYSGPLVSLRNSNDLTRLILEKVR from the coding sequence GTGAAAAAAGCAGTCTTGGTAGCACTTTTTGGTCTTCTGTTTGTGGCGCTGGCCCAGGGTACCTTTCCCCTAACCATCAAGCACGACGAAGGCAGCGTGACTCTAAATAAAACCCCACAGCGCGTGGTGGTTTTGGATGAAGAAGCCCTGGGTTGGCTGACGGCGCTGGGCGTTTCCGACCGAATTGTGGGCCTAGGCAGCGCCTACCTTACACCCGCCGACGTCGAGGCCGGGCGGGTAAAGCCAGAGGTTCTGAGGAAGGGGTTTTTGGCCCGTGCCCGCCTGAACAACCCGGTGTATGTGGGTAGCTGGATCCAGCCGAACCTCGAGACCATTCTGGCTTTGAAACCCGATCTCATCGTACGCCTGACCTGGCAGGGCAACCAACACTACGACAAGCTCTCGGCCATCGCGCCCACTATCGGCTACCAGGAGGGGGGCGAGGGGTTCTGGCAGCGGGGGCTGCGCGATCTGGGGCGGATTTTTGGCCGCACCGCCCAGGCCGAGGCGATTATCGAGCAGGTGGCGGTGAACAACCGGCGCAACGCCGCCCGGCTGAGGGCTGCTGGTGTCTTCCAGAAGTACCCCAAGGTGGTGGTTATCGCGCCTTTTGCGGGCGGGGCCAACTGGATTTACACCGGGGTGCGGCTGATGCCAGACCTGCGCGAGCTGGGTTTCAAGGATGGCTTTACCCCGGACAAGATCACCCTCAACGTTGGAGCCCCTATCAGCGATGAGGCCCTGCTCTCCTTAGATAAAGAGACCCTGGTGGTGGTGTTTCCTCCGGGTGGTCAGTACGACGGCTCCAAAGCGTTTTTTGAAAGCCCTGTGGGCAAACGCTTGAAAGACCAGAGCATTCTTTACCTTCCCGAGGCCTATAGCCCCTACAGCGGACCGCTGGTGAGCTTGCGCAACTCCAACGACCTGACCCGGCTGATCCTGGAGAAGGTACGCTAG
- a CDS encoding SRPBCC domain-containing protein has product MASVHVESSLVIASRRDRVWAVLTDFELAPRWIKNTLLRLEGSLCEGAELYFSFPKHPRFPGRLTRLQPPEVFGLSFATRDFLFTLREVDGHTEVRCSMETPHYARYTLENLERGNQKICQAMLRHLKSLVEETV; this is encoded by the coding sequence ATGGCTTCCGTTCACGTCGAAAGCAGTCTGGTGATCGCCTCTCGGCGCGACCGGGTTTGGGCTGTTCTGACCGATTTTGAGCTGGCCCCACGTTGGATCAAAAACACCCTCCTGCGCCTCGAGGGTTCTTTATGCGAGGGGGCTGAGCTCTACTTTAGCTTTCCCAAGCACCCACGCTTTCCCGGTAGGCTCACCCGCCTACAGCCGCCTGAGGTATTTGGGCTGAGCTTTGCCACAAGGGATTTCTTGTTTACCTTGCGGGAGGTGGACGGCCATACCGAGGTGCGCTGCTCGATGGAAACCCCGCATTACGCCAGATACACCCTCGAGAACCTGGAGCGCGGCAATCAAAAGATCTGTCAAGCCATGCTCAGGCATCTAAAAAGCCTGGTAGAGGAAACCGTATGA
- a CDS encoding ABC transporter substrate-binding protein: MKRLISGFLFILASLTAAQACTGRLVQHALGETCVVGTPKRVVALEWTYAEYLLALGLQPAGMADIRGYHEWVKIPVALDRSVPDVGTRQQPSLERIAAIKPDLILAPSFRITQTYGRLSQIAPTIAFNPFPEDGSSQFARVLQDFQTVAELVGKGDQGRRVRVQMEARFAQARQLLQQAKRSGESFVLVQAFTSQNVGTMRLFTRNSIASEILERIGLKNAWSDRPQLYGYSTLGLEGLASIRADNFFYIVQDDDNVFLNPSVEPLWKNLEPVKNNRAYRLSGQTWTFGGPLSAETLVNAVITAMLRR, encoded by the coding sequence ATGAAGCGATTAATTTCCGGGTTTCTGTTTATTCTGGCCTCGCTGACTGCTGCCCAGGCTTGCACAGGTCGGCTTGTCCAACATGCGTTGGGTGAGACCTGTGTGGTGGGTACCCCCAAACGGGTGGTGGCCCTGGAATGGACCTACGCCGAATACCTGCTGGCGCTGGGGCTACAGCCAGCGGGCATGGCTGATATTCGCGGCTACCACGAATGGGTCAAGATCCCGGTTGCGCTCGACCGCAGTGTGCCGGATGTGGGTACGCGCCAGCAGCCCAGCCTCGAGCGAATTGCGGCCATCAAGCCCGACCTGATTCTGGCACCCAGCTTTCGGATCACCCAGACCTATGGCCGGCTCTCCCAAATCGCGCCTACCATTGCTTTTAACCCGTTCCCAGAGGATGGCAGCAGCCAGTTTGCGCGCGTCTTGCAGGATTTCCAGACCGTAGCAGAGCTGGTGGGCAAGGGCGATCAGGGCCGCCGGGTGCGGGTTCAGATGGAAGCCCGCTTTGCCCAGGCCCGGCAGCTCCTGCAACAGGCCAAGCGCAGCGGTGAGAGTTTTGTCCTGGTACAGGCTTTTACCAGCCAGAACGTGGGCACCATGCGGCTTTTTACCCGCAACAGCATTGCCTCTGAAATTCTCGAGCGCATAGGTTTGAAAAACGCCTGGTCGGATCGCCCCCAACTGTATGGCTACAGCACGTTGGGGTTGGAAGGTCTGGCCTCCATTAGGGCCGATAACTTCTTCTACATCGTGCAAGACGATGACAATGTCTTTTTAAACCCCAGTGTGGAGCCGTTGTGGAAGAACCTGGAACCTGTCAAGAATAACCGGGCTTACCGGCTTTCGGGTCAGACCTGGACCTTTGGCGGCCCTCTCTCGGCCGAGACCCTGGTGAATGCGGTCATCACTGCTATGTTGCGTAGGTGA
- a CDS encoding ABC transporter substrate-binding protein, translated as MIRNLMIVAFCWSLLAGAQTAYPLTIRHDAGETTIAKKPERVVALGEELLELLIPLGVKPVGYGSSRIQAARLGEVVSGLTYYSPSQLGPAIYVGNSMQPSLEAVLSLKPDLILVWGTSEAIEGLKKIAPVLAWEFNRDPVTGWRTAFLETARALNQTQQAQKVLRDYDAQMRVWRGRLAPFVAKNPRVTSLFLYNEQFTGVFGPKFNYSIALARLGFRLANVPGVEIKDGSYQPVSPEALATISRSNTDFVLYIRAKTPDGRYPELTSERVLKTTQVPLYRYELDLQEPQGGPITDLRRAEKIARLLLGR; from the coding sequence ATGATACGGAACCTGATGATCGTAGCTTTTTGCTGGAGCCTGCTCGCCGGCGCTCAGACCGCCTACCCGCTGACCATCCGACACGATGCGGGCGAAACCACAATCGCAAAAAAGCCCGAGCGTGTGGTGGCCCTGGGAGAGGAGTTATTAGAACTCTTGATACCGCTGGGAGTAAAGCCGGTTGGCTATGGTTCTAGCCGAATACAGGCCGCCCGGCTGGGCGAAGTGGTCAGCGGCCTTACTTACTACTCGCCCAGCCAGCTTGGCCCAGCCATCTATGTGGGCAACTCCATGCAACCCTCGCTAGAGGCCGTGCTCTCGCTCAAGCCCGACCTAATACTGGTCTGGGGAACCTCGGAGGCCATAGAGGGCTTGAAGAAAATAGCCCCGGTGCTGGCTTGGGAGTTTAACCGCGATCCAGTTACAGGGTGGCGTACGGCTTTTTTAGAAACGGCAAGAGCCCTCAATCAAACCCAGCAGGCTCAGAAAGTTCTGCGCGATTACGATGCCCAGATGCGGGTTTGGCGTGGGCGGCTGGCTCCTTTTGTGGCTAAGAACCCCCGCGTTACCTCGCTTTTCCTGTACAACGAGCAGTTTACCGGGGTGTTTGGTCCAAAGTTTAACTACTCCATCGCGTTGGCCCGACTGGGTTTTCGCCTGGCCAACGTACCGGGTGTGGAGATCAAAGACGGTTCGTACCAGCCGGTCTCGCCGGAGGCCCTGGCTACCATAAGCCGAAGCAATACCGACTTTGTGCTGTACATACGAGCCAAAACCCCCGATGGCCGGTATCCGGAATTAACCAGCGAGCGCGTACTCAAAACAACACAGGTGCCCTTGTACCGCTACGAGCTGGATCTTCAAGAACCCCAAGGGGGCCCCATCACCGACCTGCGCAGGGCGGAAAAAATTGCCCGCTTGCTGTTGGGACGCTGA
- a CDS encoding flavodoxin produces MKIAIFYGSTYGNTAAAAEKISFYLGQMGLEHDLKDIAHSKVEELVAYDKLLLGCSTWNIGELQDDWQAQWAQLERLDFRGKQVALFGTGDQLGYGDSFQDALGILADTLEERGAELVGFWPVEGYEHFKSRGQRGQYFVGLALDDDNQSHLTDARIQRWVAQVVQEMGLVAEVSG; encoded by the coding sequence ATGAAAATCGCCATTTTTTACGGTTCCACCTACGGCAATACTGCTGCGGCGGCGGAAAAGATAAGTTTTTACCTGGGGCAGATGGGCCTCGAGCACGACCTGAAGGACATCGCCCATAGCAAGGTGGAGGAGCTGGTAGCCTACGACAAGCTGCTGCTGGGATGTTCTACCTGGAACATCGGTGAGCTGCAGGATGACTGGCAGGCCCAGTGGGCTCAGCTCGAGCGCCTGGATTTCCGGGGTAAGCAGGTCGCGCTTTTCGGCACCGGCGACCAGCTTGGCTACGGCGATAGCTTCCAGGACGCGCTGGGCATACTGGCCGATACGCTCGAGGAGCGCGGGGCCGAGCTGGTGGGCTTTTGGCCGGTTGAAGGGTATGAGCATTTCAAATCCAGAGGCCAGCGCGGCCAATACTTCGTTGGCCTGGCTTTGGACGATGATAACCAGTCCCACCTGACCGACGCGCGCATCCAGCGCTGGGTGGCGCAGGTGGTGCAGGAGATGGGGCT
- a CDS encoding ABC transporter ATP-binding protein encodes MLLEIERLQKWFPLRGGLLNRVQGYVKAVSDVSLKIHKGEVLGLVGESGSGKTTVGRCILRLIEPTGGRIIFDGQDITHLPKHELRPLRRRLQIIFQDPFASLNPRMTVGDILAEPLLIHNTHKTAAARNQRVAELLEMVQLNPDMARRYPHEFSGGQRQRIGIARALALNPDFIVADECVSALDVSIRAEILDLIRELKKTLGLTLLFISHDLAVVESISDRVAVMYRGRLVELADAHTIYRNPQDDYTKALLSAVPIPDPTVKRTRVPWDPEAYQRRLDTTSA; translated from the coding sequence GTGCTGCTGGAAATTGAGCGCCTGCAAAAGTGGTTCCCGCTGCGGGGTGGTCTTCTAAACCGTGTTCAGGGCTATGTAAAGGCTGTGTCCGACGTGAGTCTGAAAATACACAAGGGAGAGGTGTTGGGACTGGTAGGCGAAAGCGGCTCCGGTAAAACCACGGTAGGCCGGTGCATCCTGCGGCTGATTGAACCCACGGGCGGCCGCATCATATTTGATGGACAGGACATCACCCATCTGCCCAAACACGAACTTCGGCCGCTGCGCCGGCGGCTACAGATAATCTTCCAGGATCCCTTCGCCAGCCTCAACCCGCGCATGACCGTGGGGGATATCCTGGCCGAGCCTTTGCTAATTCACAACACCCACAAAACAGCCGCAGCGCGTAACCAGCGGGTGGCCGAACTGCTGGAGATGGTGCAGCTCAACCCCGATATGGCCCGCCGTTACCCACACGAGTTTTCTGGTGGGCAACGCCAGCGCATCGGTATTGCTCGAGCCCTGGCGCTCAACCCCGACTTTATTGTGGCCGATGAGTGCGTGTCTGCGCTGGATGTCTCCATTCGAGCTGAGATTCTCGATCTCATCAGGGAACTAAAGAAAACCCTGGGGCTAACCCTGCTTTTCATCTCACACGACCTGGCTGTAGTGGAGAGCATCTCGGATCGGGTGGCGGTTATGTACAGGGGGCGTCTGGTAGAGCTGGCCGATGCCCACACCATCTACCGCAACCCGCAGGACGATTACACCAAAGCCCTGCTCTCGGCGGTGCCCATCCCCGATCCAACCGTAAAGCGAACCCGTGTTCCCTGGGATCCCGAAGCCTATCAGCGCAGGCTGGATACGACGTCGGCTTAG